Within the Telopea speciosissima isolate NSW1024214 ecotype Mountain lineage chromosome 4, Tspe_v1, whole genome shotgun sequence genome, the region CTCCGTATCATTTTTATTGGCTTCTGTGAAATAAACCTGCAAGACATCCACAAGGATGCGTTTCATGAGGAGGAAAACTGGATCGATCGACGAATTAACACGCATTACCGATACTAACCTTGTTTTCGTTGAGAATGACAATACACGTGAGAGTTAAAGCGTGCAGTTTTCAATGGCAATTGAAGTCGATACAATTCACATGATGCATTGCGTGCGTCCCCATTTGGCCAGTTTATGTGGATTTGAGGATTTTCATCCTGTTAAGTGCGGATCACTGTCCTCAGATTTTCTGCCCGGTACATTGTCCGATTTCTCTCATGGGGTTCTTAAATGATGATCTAACCCTCTACTCGAACACACTGTCCGAGTGAGGTTAAAAGTCGTCATTTCTgttcccctatgagaggaatcagTCAATCAGACTGGACAGCAAAcctaagaggaaaaaaatttggtGCGAATCCAATCGTACAAACATAGGCAATGGCATCTTTTAGTCCTTTCAAGTGTTGGATGaacggttggattcttaagtgtagTGCCAAAAAAATCTCTCTTAAGATAgatgcccaaaaaaaaatactcgcTTAATATGTTGTcggttctaccaaaaaaataattcccACTTATAatgttctaccaaaaataaaatctcaTTTAAAGATGCAAAATTTTTTCATAGGTCATTGAGcaaatggattcggataataacCTATCCATTTACATTACCGTTTTGTTGACGAGGGTTAGGGtagagacttgagagttcagcaaaTAACTTTCTTCTAcgcttcttagtctttgattttcttacgttttctacttttgattttatcttgtatttattttaatagatatgtgattccatgtatcacaatacataaaataatatatatatatatatatataaccaatagaaaatctagaaaaagaaccacattatcttaacttataaaattataaaaataataatcgGATAGACATACACAAAGATATGTTTCAGACATTTTAATACtgtcggattgctaaacgaatggATAATAATCGATCAGATAAgaggattatcatattcgtatccgattagttttttGACTGATTTGAATCTCCTAAACGGATGCAAACACGgatcaaatatgaattttcgaatatccgttgacatccttacTCGTGGATTAAGCATCATTATTCTTTGGATGGGTCTGcatttcaagttttatgatCTATCTCGATTGCATGAcccataaatatttttttttattagtctTTAGAATTTAGATTGAATTTTTCAACAAATATTTTCAAACATGAAATTTGACTCGCTAACTTGATCGAGAAAAGGTATTTCACACCTTTCAAATTATAGTGTCAAATCACCATTGATAAAAAATTATCTCTTGACCTTGAATGATGAAAATTGTTTGTTTTTCACCTTAATAATTGACCACATATGATTGTTGAAAGAGGTggagatttgaaaaaaaaaaaaatatttaagcaAAATCACATATTAATACAAAAATGTCTACATAGTACAACAATTCACATCTAATTCCTGAACATCAAGAGGAGAATTGGGTCTAATGGGATGTTTAACCATATAATCAAGTGTAACTAGGTGCCTTTCAACATATGATGTCGCCCCTGCAGAGAATCGTCGCACttaaatttttgggaaaaaaattccCACGACCCAAGGGCCTAGACTGATATTTCCTTCACAAATGGGTTCATTTATTATTTCCcatgtacccaaaaaaaaaaaagggttcatTTATTATTTTCCGTGTacttacttatttatttatttgtttattcttttatgAATTCCGTGTGTCCAACATTGTTCACATAGGCCTAAGTAGAAGATTCTATCATCTGTACAACCATTGGGTGTGATTTGTAAAATCATCCCACATTAGCGTCGTTGGGAACCCTCTCCGTAGGATTTAGAAGTCATAAGTCCAAAATCACACCAACTAATCAGAGACCGTCACGTGTCCTGGTTCAAGTAAAAATATATTCCAAAGTCGGCCACCTTACATTTCACTCGATTGGTCCGTACATACTACTACCATCAAGGACCAAGCCCAGGTACTACGGGCTACTATCATCAAGgaccaagtccaggtactacggactaccaccatcaacaaaGAAGTCCAGGTACTATGGACTACTACCATTAACAACAAGATATACGTTATCTCATGGGTACAGGGCACCGCCTACCAGCAACATAGTcccagatggactcaagcaccaaggatcttatccaacacaCTAAGACGTTTAAATGTTGATCCATCAGGAACATCTACCCTACCATGACTCTATCTCTCGTAGGGGAACAACCAACCAAAAGAAGAATCTTACTACCTAGGAACTCTATCTATTACGAGGGTTACTTGTTATCAACTGAGACTCTCTACACCACCAAATTCTACTATAAATGCGAAGGTGCTCTGTTCAGAAAGATCTAACTTAGGTATTGAAAAGTCCTAGGTCAGAGTCACACCGGTTTTCCTTTATCACCTAAGTCATTTttcaggttacggcactcgaaagGACCACcgaacgatttcttgacgcaacaaaaaaataaagaagaatgaCGATCCAGTCGATTCACGTGGTTTGATGTTGACCATCCGGTTGAGTTGGAAAATCCAACGTCCCTTTTTCGAAATATGAAAGTATGAATAGCACGGATAGGCCTTTATCTCCAGGCATTTACCATCGATAACCCCCGTAAATCGCTGTAGCTGTCTGTGAGTTCGCTTCACTACACACTTCACTTTATTTTCTAGCATCACTTGGATTCTATCCATTTTTGGAAGAGTGAaataatatctctctctctccccacctCCCAATTAAATTGGTTCTtggattttaatttattttccattGTGTTTGGATCGAAGGCTTATGGATTAAGTTTACCAATTTAATGCATGTTTGGATATTTCAaggtaaatatttttatttttatttttatttttttggtagaaatttcaAGGTAAAAATGGCTAGCAATGATGGAGAAGGGAGCCAGAAGAATTCAAAATTTCCTCCAGTTGTTCTTAATGAGAGGATACTTTCTTCCATGTCTCGAAGATCTGTTGCTGCTCATCCATGGCATGACCTTGAGATTGGTATGTACTCCAGTCACTCCACTATCCCAAGATTTTGGCTCCCATGTCCTTTTACTTTTTCTCTATTGCTAAGTTAAATTTATTCAGTTTTTTCACAAAAGAGTTTTCATGGTCAATCTATGTAGTAGTCTGCAGAACACATCCAGGTTCATTAATTATGGTTCATGTCTTCATGAGGTGCAAGTTTGCAACTCAGGGGTTCCCATTGCCTTTACCAAACCATGCGTCTCAGACCTGTCCTGCTATATAAAATAGCTCAACTCCATGAAACTAAATATCTTGATTCTTCAACTCATTCTTGGTTTTCATTGTTCAAATATCTCTAATGGTCCTTAATCTTGCTTAGCATCTTCTCTAGCCTTTCTATTTGTAGTATTCTTCTGAACTTTCTGTTACTTGTATGTCTAGTTTccatatattatattttgggTACTTACATTTGCATTAGCACTCTGCAGGACCTGGTGCACCAGCTGTTTTCAATTGTGTAAGTTGTCTGTAATTTTACTAGCTAGTGCTGAGTCTCCTTAGTGGTGCGTTTGAGAAATGAATCTTTTGTTAATTGACCCGTTGCACTCAATTAAGGGTTAACTGAGGTCGATAGCTCAATTTTGTAAGATTCACATCTTTACGAAGAGATAGTGAGAATTggagattgggggggggggggggtggcagTTGAAATTGGGAAGGGTAGCAAGGTCAAGTATGAGCTTGACAAGAAGTGGCCTTATAAAAGTATGATTTCTCCACTTGATTCCTTTTTTGTCATTGCTCAGTATTGCTAttaaaatgcccatttgtcttACTTGTGGACTGGCTTAAATATGTTTGACTTGGTTAGGAAGTAGACTTTTTTTATTCGTTAACTGGTTGTTGATGAAAGATTTTAAAGATCTAATGataactaataataataacaaacgAGTATGCAGTATGATGTGATAGATCCATTGAAATCGTCTGTTGTCTAAATACCTAAGATGAAGCTAGGC harbors:
- the LOC122657799 gene encoding soluble inorganic pyrophosphatase-like, translated to MASNDGEGSQKNSKFPPVVLNERILSSMSRRSVAAHPWHDLEIGPGAPAVFNCVIEIGKGSKVKYELDKKWPYKSMISPLDSFFVIAQYCY